Proteins encoded in a region of the Gulosibacter sediminis genome:
- the ettA gene encoding energy-dependent translational throttle protein EttA, whose protein sequence is MAEYIYQMVRARKKVGDKLILDDVTMSFFPGAKIGMVGPNGAGKSTILKIMAGLDEPSNGDAKLTPGFTVGILLQEPPLNEEKTVRENVEEGVGAIKAKLDRFNEISAEMANPDADFDALMEEMGSLQTEIDAADAWDLDNQLEQAMDALRCPPADEPVTNLSGGERRRVALCKLLLEKPDLLLLDEPTNHLDAESVLWLEQHLQKYPGAVIAVTHDRYFLDHVAQWIAEVDRGRLYPYEGNYSTYLEKKQERLQIQGKKDAKLAKRLAEELEWVRSNSKGRQAKSKARLARYEEMAAEAERTRKLDFEEIQIPPGPRLGNIIIEAKDLKKGFGDRVLFEHLSFSLPRNGIVGIIGPNGVGKSTLFKTIVGFEPLDGGDLKIGETVKISYVDQGRSGIDSEKSVWEVVSDGLDYIQVGQVEIPSRAYASSFGFKGPDQQKKAGVLSGGERNRLNLALTLKQGGNLLLLDEPTNDLDVETLSSLENALLEFPGCAVVITHDRWFLDRVATHILAYEGTEENPSNWYWFEGNFEGYEANKVERLGPEAAKPSRVTYRKLTRD, encoded by the coding sequence ATGGCCGAGTACATCTATCAAATGGTCCGCGCTCGCAAGAAGGTGGGCGACAAGCTCATCCTCGACGACGTGACCATGTCCTTCTTCCCCGGCGCCAAGATCGGCATGGTTGGTCCCAACGGTGCCGGTAAGTCCACCATCCTCAAGATCATGGCCGGGCTCGACGAGCCCTCGAACGGCGACGCGAAGCTCACGCCGGGCTTCACCGTCGGCATCCTGTTGCAGGAGCCGCCGCTGAACGAGGAAAAGACCGTCCGCGAGAACGTCGAAGAGGGTGTCGGCGCCATCAAGGCGAAGCTCGACCGCTTCAACGAGATCTCGGCCGAGATGGCCAACCCCGACGCCGACTTCGACGCGCTCATGGAAGAAATGGGCTCGCTGCAGACCGAGATCGACGCGGCCGACGCGTGGGACCTCGACAACCAGCTCGAGCAGGCGATGGATGCACTGCGCTGCCCGCCCGCCGACGAGCCCGTCACCAACCTCTCGGGTGGTGAGCGTCGCCGCGTCGCGCTGTGCAAGCTCCTGCTCGAGAAGCCCGACCTCCTGCTCCTCGACGAGCCCACCAACCACCTCGACGCCGAGAGCGTGCTCTGGCTCGAGCAGCACCTGCAGAAGTACCCCGGCGCCGTCATCGCCGTGACGCACGACCGGTACTTCCTCGACCACGTCGCCCAGTGGATCGCCGAGGTCGACCGCGGTCGCCTCTACCCCTACGAAGGCAACTACTCGACCTACCTCGAGAAGAAGCAGGAACGCCTGCAGATTCAGGGCAAGAAGGATGCGAAGCTCGCGAAGCGTCTTGCCGAAGAACTCGAGTGGGTCCGCTCGAACTCGAAGGGTCGCCAGGCGAAGTCGAAGGCGCGTCTCGCGCGCTACGAAGAGATGGCTGCCGAGGCCGAGCGCACCCGCAAGCTCGACTTCGAAGAGATCCAGATTCCGCCGGGGCCGCGCCTCGGCAACATCATCATCGAGGCGAAGGATCTCAAGAAGGGCTTCGGCGACCGAGTGCTCTTCGAACACCTCTCGTTCTCGCTGCCGCGCAACGGCATCGTCGGCATCATCGGCCCGAACGGTGTCGGTAAGTCGACGCTGTTCAAGACGATCGTCGGCTTCGAACCCCTCGATGGCGGCGACCTCAAGATCGGCGAGACCGTCAAGATCTCATACGTCGACCAGGGCCGCTCGGGCATCGACTCCGAGAAGTCGGTCTGGGAGGTCGTCTCCGACGGTCTCGACTACATCCAGGTCGGCCAGGTCGAGATCCCGTCGCGTGCCTACGCGTCGTCGTTCGGCTTCAAGGGCCCCGACCAGCAGAAGAAGGCCGGCGTGCTCTCGGGTGGTGAGCGCAACCGTCTCAATCTCGCGCTCACGCTCAAGCAGGGCGGCAACCTGCTGCTGCTTGACGAGCCGACGAACGACCTCGACGTCGAGACCCTCTCGAGCCTCGAGAACGCGCTGCTCGAGTTCCCCGGCTGCGCCGTCGTCATCACCCACGACCGGTGGTTCCTCGACCGCGTCGCGACGCACATCCTCGCCTACGAGGGCACCGAGGAGAACCCGTCGAACTGGTACTGGTTCGAGGGCAACTTCGAGGGCTACGAGGCGAACAAGGTCGAGCGACTCGGTCCCGAGGCGGCCAAGCCGTCGCGGGTGACCTACCGCAAGCTCACGCGCGACTAA
- a CDS encoding acyl-CoA thioesterase — MSSGAQCWSSGDVDGERRYHVPIPVRWRDLDGYGHVNNATMFTLLEEARVQAFWVVPPESGEPPRPLGVVNAGADADTNTLIAAQSIEYRAPIPQLHRPLDIALWISEIGAASAEVSYEVWSPVGDAERTLYTVARSTIVFIDAASGRPRRLTEAERAAWRPYVGPRVELRADKKLRV, encoded by the coding sequence ATGTCGAGCGGCGCCCAGTGCTGGTCGAGCGGTGACGTCGACGGCGAGCGTCGCTACCACGTGCCGATTCCGGTGCGCTGGCGCGACCTCGACGGCTACGGTCACGTCAACAACGCGACCATGTTCACGCTGCTCGAAGAGGCCCGTGTGCAGGCGTTCTGGGTGGTTCCGCCGGAAAGTGGCGAACCACCCAGGCCGCTCGGCGTCGTGAACGCCGGCGCCGACGCCGACACGAACACGCTCATTGCCGCGCAGTCGATCGAGTACCGCGCGCCGATTCCGCAGCTGCACCGTCCCCTCGACATCGCGCTGTGGATCAGCGAGATCGGCGCGGCCTCGGCCGAGGTCTCGTACGAGGTGTGGAGCCCCGTCGGCGACGCCGAGCGCACGCTCTACACCGTCGCGCGCAGCACGATCGTGTTTATCGATGCGGCAAGCGGCCGGCCCCGCCGGCTGACCGAGGCCGAACGCGCTGCCTGGCGGCCGTACGTCGGCCCCCGGGTCGAGCTGCGCGCCGACAAGAAGCTGCGGGTATGA
- the gdhA gene encoding NADP-specific glutamate dehydrogenase yields MHATIEVLKNDVLARNAGEPEFHQAVVEVLDSLAPVLETHPEYLDQDVIRRLCEPERQVIFRVPWIDSKGNVNINRGYRVEFNSALGPYKGGLRFHPTVNLGIVKFLGFEQTFKNSLTGLPIGGGKGGSDFDPHGRSDRDIMAFCQSFMTELYRHIGEYTDVPAGDIGVGTREIGYMFGQYKRITNRFESGVLTGKGLSWGGSLVRPEATGYGTIFFAREMLATRGEDFEGKRVSVSGSGNVAIYAIEKAQELGAVVVTASDSKGAIYDPDGIDLDLLKQIKLEERGRISEYADRRSNRVEFHENRNDVWQVPVDVALPCATQNELDVHAAQTLINNGLKVVAEGANMPLTADAASLMRETEGVLFGPAKAVNAGGVATSALEMQQNASRDRWTFDYTETRLEEIMVDVHETCRATAQEYGAPSDYVLGANIAGVTKVVDAMIAQGLV; encoded by the coding sequence ATGCACGCCACCATCGAGGTGCTCAAGAACGATGTGCTCGCCCGCAACGCCGGAGAGCCGGAGTTCCATCAGGCAGTGGTCGAGGTGCTCGACTCACTCGCGCCGGTGCTCGAAACGCACCCGGAGTACCTCGACCAGGACGTCATCCGCCGCCTCTGCGAGCCCGAGCGTCAGGTGATTTTCCGCGTGCCCTGGATCGACTCGAAGGGCAACGTCAACATCAACCGCGGGTACCGGGTTGAGTTCAACTCGGCCCTCGGCCCGTACAAGGGCGGTCTGCGCTTCCACCCGACGGTCAACCTCGGCATCGTGAAGTTCCTCGGCTTCGAGCAGACCTTCAAGAACTCGCTCACCGGCCTGCCCATTGGCGGCGGTAAGGGCGGCAGCGACTTCGACCCGCACGGCCGCAGCGACCGCGACATCATGGCGTTCTGCCAGTCGTTCATGACCGAGCTCTACCGCCACATCGGCGAGTACACCGACGTGCCCGCGGGCGACATCGGCGTCGGCACGCGCGAGATCGGCTACATGTTCGGCCAGTACAAGCGCATCACCAACCGCTTCGAGTCGGGCGTGCTCACGGGCAAGGGCCTCTCGTGGGGCGGCTCGCTCGTGCGCCCCGAAGCGACCGGCTACGGCACGATCTTCTTCGCGCGCGAGATGCTCGCGACGCGCGGCGAGGACTTCGAGGGCAAGCGCGTCTCGGTCTCGGGCTCGGGCAACGTCGCGATCTACGCGATCGAAAAGGCGCAGGAGCTCGGCGCGGTCGTCGTGACCGCTTCGGACTCGAAGGGTGCGATTTACGACCCCGACGGCATCGACCTCGACCTGCTCAAGCAGATCAAGCTCGAGGAGCGCGGCCGCATCAGCGAGTACGCCGACCGCCGCAGCAACCGCGTTGAGTTCCACGAGAACCGCAACGACGTGTGGCAGGTGCCCGTCGACGTCGCGCTGCCCTGCGCCACGCAGAACGAGCTCGACGTGCACGCGGCGCAGACGCTCATCAACAACGGCCTCAAGGTCGTCGCCGAGGGCGCGAACATGCCGCTCACCGCCGACGCCGCCTCGCTCATGCGCGAGACCGAGGGCGTGCTGTTCGGCCCGGCGAAGGCCGTGAACGCCGGTGGCGTCGCCACGAGCGCGCTCGAGATGCAGCAGAACGCCTCGCGCGACCGCTGGACGTTCGACTACACCGAGACCCGCCTCGAAGAGATCATGGTCGACGTGCACGAGACCTGCCGCGCCACCGCGCAGGAGTACGGCGCCCCGAGTGACTACGTGCTCGGCGCGAACATCGCCGGTGTCACCAAGGTCGTCGACGCGATGATCGCGCAGGGCCTGGTCTAG
- a CDS encoding thiamine ABC transporter substrate-binding protein — protein sequence MLRRSSTRLTSTAALAATALLLSGCTLVGGTGANEPSSSASGTVTMLTHDSFNVSDELIAEFESATGYDLVITSPGDAGVVTSQLLLAGDAPGVDGVYGLDNYSAQTVIDADVLAPYTSPNLPASAGALTLSDELTPIDQGQVCVNIDHEWFEENGVDEPTTLDDLATDEYAPLLAVTNPLTSSPGLAFLVATVAEYGDGWQDYWQQLLDGGAKVEGSWSDVYYVDFSGAEGEGEFPLVLSYSSSPAESGGTTGVLEASCTTQVEYAGVTKGAENPTGAQAFIDFMLSEDFQQALPESMYMYPVDDAVELPSEWAQHASLVEEPLDLDPAEVATNRDAWLEEWNTLYEAS from the coding sequence ATGCTACGTCGATCATCCACCCGACTCACCTCGACCGCGGCCCTCGCGGCGACGGCACTCCTGCTGAGCGGATGCACGCTCGTCGGCGGTACCGGGGCGAACGAGCCGAGCTCGTCGGCCTCGGGCACCGTGACGATGCTCACGCACGACTCGTTCAACGTGAGCGACGAGCTCATCGCCGAGTTCGAGTCGGCGACCGGCTACGACCTCGTCATCACCTCGCCCGGCGACGCCGGCGTCGTGACGAGCCAGCTGCTGCTCGCGGGCGACGCCCCGGGCGTCGACGGCGTCTACGGCCTCGACAACTACTCGGCGCAGACGGTCATCGACGCCGACGTGCTCGCGCCGTACACCTCGCCAAACCTGCCCGCATCCGCCGGCGCCCTCACGCTCAGCGATGAGCTCACGCCGATCGACCAGGGACAGGTCTGCGTCAACATCGACCACGAATGGTTCGAAGAGAATGGCGTCGACGAGCCGACGACGCTCGACGACCTCGCCACCGACGAGTACGCGCCGCTGCTCGCCGTGACGAACCCACTCACCTCGTCGCCCGGCCTCGCGTTCCTCGTCGCCACCGTCGCCGAGTACGGCGACGGCTGGCAGGACTACTGGCAGCAGCTGCTCGACGGCGGCGCCAAGGTCGAAGGCAGCTGGTCTGATGTCTACTATGTCGACTTCTCGGGCGCCGAGGGTGAAGGCGAGTTCCCGCTCGTGCTGAGCTACTCGTCGTCGCCGGCCGAATCGGGCGGCACCACGGGCGTGCTCGAGGCGAGCTGCACGACCCAGGTCGAGTACGCCGGCGTCACGAAGGGCGCCGAAAACCCGACCGGCGCGCAGGCCTTCATCGACTTCATGCTGAGCGAAGACTTCCAGCAGGCGCTGCCCGAGTCGATGTACATGTACCCGGTTGACGACGCGGTCGAGCTGCCGAGCGAGTGGGCGCAGCACGCGAGCCTCGTCGAGGAGCCGCTCGACCTCGACCCGGCCGAGGTCGCCACCAACCGCGACGCCTGGCTGGAGGAGTGGAACACGCTGTATGAGGCGAGCTAG
- a CDS encoding ABC transporter permease: MRRASWLAGAVVLAFLAIFFGWPVASMLWRGISSDSGIDLTGYGEVLASARTWQLLANTVGLALAAALGAVVLGVPTASILYRRRVPGGALLRGLITVPFVLPTVVVGVAFRALLGSTGPLGWLGLDGTTFSVVLALVFFNVAVVARQVGSFWRGLDPRLAEAARTLGASPTRAFCTVTLPQLMPAIVASACLVLLFCSTAFGIVLTLGTPAPGTLETEIYTQTTVFLDLRTAAVLSTLQLLIVVATLVVSARLNRRTEARIKLRDNPELPLRRGDVPAAVVAAFTVFGLELLPLATLLIRSVRVDGAWSLHNYAALSSSGDGFSGGVTVVEALQHSLQAAVDATWISLLFGIPLALLLSRRVRGAAAAGQRVLDLAIMLPLGVSAVTLGFGYVVSLQAVAPQLAHSGTLVPLAQAVVALPLVVRSLVPAMRAIDPRLRDAAATLGATPWRILRTVDGPVLARALGIGAGFAFATSLGEFGATSFLASPERATLPILIARLLGRPGGDNYGMALAASVLLAVICGTMMLLSEYLRPRSARTTIGGAW; the protein is encoded by the coding sequence ATGAGGCGAGCTAGCTGGCTTGCGGGCGCAGTAGTCCTCGCGTTCCTCGCCATATTCTTTGGCTGGCCAGTGGCCAGCATGCTCTGGCGGGGCATCTCGAGCGACTCTGGCATTGACCTCACCGGCTACGGTGAGGTGCTTGCCAGCGCCCGCACCTGGCAGCTGCTCGCGAACACGGTCGGCCTCGCCCTCGCCGCCGCGCTCGGCGCGGTCGTGCTGGGGGTGCCGACCGCGAGCATCCTCTATCGCCGCCGAGTGCCCGGTGGAGCGCTCCTGCGCGGCCTCATCACCGTGCCGTTCGTGCTGCCCACCGTGGTGGTCGGGGTCGCCTTCCGGGCGCTGCTCGGGTCGACCGGCCCCCTCGGGTGGCTCGGGCTCGACGGCACGACGTTTTCAGTCGTGCTCGCGCTAGTATTCTTCAACGTCGCGGTCGTCGCTCGGCAGGTGGGGAGCTTTTGGCGCGGCCTCGACCCGCGCCTCGCCGAGGCGGCCCGCACGCTCGGGGCGTCGCCGACGCGCGCGTTCTGCACCGTCACGCTGCCGCAGCTCATGCCGGCCATCGTTGCCTCAGCGTGCCTCGTGCTGTTGTTCTGCTCGACCGCCTTCGGCATCGTGCTCACGCTCGGCACGCCAGCGCCCGGCACGCTCGAGACCGAGATTTACACCCAGACCACGGTGTTCCTCGACCTTCGCACCGCGGCGGTGCTCTCGACCCTGCAGCTGCTCATCGTCGTCGCGACCCTCGTGGTGTCGGCCCGGCTCAACCGGCGCACCGAGGCGCGCATCAAGCTGCGCGACAACCCCGAGCTCCCGCTGCGCCGTGGCGACGTTCCGGCCGCGGTCGTCGCCGCGTTCACGGTGTTCGGCCTCGAACTGCTGCCGCTCGCGACCCTGCTCATCCGCTCGGTGCGCGTCGACGGCGCCTGGAGCCTGCACAACTACGCGGCGCTCTCGAGCAGTGGCGACGGTTTCTCTGGGGGAGTGACCGTGGTTGAAGCCCTGCAACACTCGCTGCAGGCCGCGGTCGACGCCACCTGGATCTCGCTGCTCTTCGGCATTCCCCTCGCCCTGCTCCTGTCGCGGCGCGTGCGCGGTGCCGCAGCGGCCGGGCAGCGCGTGCTCGACCTCGCGATCATGCTGCCGCTCGGCGTCTCGGCCGTGACGCTCGGCTTCGGCTATGTCGTCTCGCTCCAGGCCGTCGCCCCGCAGCTTGCGCACTCCGGCACGCTCGTGCCGCTCGCCCAGGCGGTCGTTGCCCTGCCGCTCGTCGTGCGCTCGCTCGTGCCGGCGATGCGCGCGATCGACCCACGGCTCCGCGACGCCGCCGCGACCCTTGGCGCAACGCCCTGGCGCATCCTGCGCACTGTCGACGGGCCAGTGCTCGCGCGGGCGCTCGGCATCGGCGCGGGCTTCGCGTTCGCGACCTCGCTCGGCGAGTTCGGGGCCACGAGCTTCCTCGCCTCACCCGAGCGGGCGACCCTGCCCATCCTCATTGCCCGTCTGCTCGGCCGACCAGGCGGCGACAACTACGGCATGGCGCTTGCGGCGTCGGTGCTGCTCGCCGTGATCTGCGGCACCATGATGCTGCTCAGCGAATACCTGCGCCCACGCTCGGCCCGAACCACGATCGGAGGTGCCTGGTGA
- a CDS encoding ABC transporter ATP-binding protein, translating into MTKPALELRGVTVRYPDGSTPVRDIDLTVADGEVVALLGASGLGKSSLLRGIAGLERVSAGEVWMRGELVTELPTHRRGCGMVFQDGQLFPYRSVAKNLAYGLEVAGMPKAQRRERVAEMLELVDLPGYEDRAVQTLSGGQAQRVALARSLAVTPRLLLLDEPLSALDADLRGRLAVDLRNILKSTGTAAIYVTHDRQEATTIADRVVDLEALGQQPDRRTRP; encoded by the coding sequence GTGACCAAACCGGCACTCGAACTGCGCGGCGTGACCGTGCGCTACCCCGACGGCAGCACGCCGGTGCGCGATATTGACCTCACGGTCGCCGACGGTGAGGTCGTTGCCCTGCTCGGTGCATCCGGCCTCGGCAAGTCGTCGCTGTTGCGCGGCATCGCGGGCCTCGAACGCGTCAGCGCGGGTGAGGTGTGGATGCGCGGGGAACTGGTCACCGAGCTGCCCACGCACCGACGTGGGTGCGGCATGGTGTTTCAAGACGGCCAGCTGTTTCCCTATCGTTCCGTCGCGAAGAACCTTGCCTATGGGCTCGAGGTTGCGGGCATGCCGAAGGCGCAGCGCCGCGAGCGCGTCGCGGAGATGCTCGAACTCGTTGACCTGCCCGGTTACGAGGATCGCGCCGTGCAGACGCTTTCGGGCGGCCAGGCGCAGCGCGTCGCTCTGGCGCGCTCGCTCGCGGTGACGCCGCGTCTCCTGCTCCTCGACGAGCCGCTCTCGGCGCTCGACGCGGACCTGCGGGGGCGACTCGCGGTCGATCTTCGCAATATTCTGAAATCGACAGGAACCGCCGCGATCTACGTCACGCACGACCGCCAAGAGGCGACGACGATTGCGGATCGCGTGGTCGATCTCGAAGCACTAGGGCAGCAGCCAGACCGCCGAACGCGCCCGTGA
- a CDS encoding rhomboid family intramembrane serine protease has product MRAHELSPADPKPRRWPAVFPPAAMLAVMWLVEIFDRILPGQWERFGIRAWDFSSLPGIVLAPLLHSDWNHLIGNSLPFLVLGALVALEGARRFWLVTLIVALIGALGPLFLTAPGTITVGASGLVFGYFAYLLTRVFVAREMRHRLLFGVIAVVIVLLYGGAMLTGIFAAGAGVSWQGHLTGAFGGLAAALVLRDRPRDPQSSSPLGGRA; this is encoded by the coding sequence ATGCGCGCGCACGAGCTGTCCCCCGCCGATCCCAAACCTCGTCGCTGGCCAGCCGTTTTTCCTCCGGCCGCGATGCTTGCCGTGATGTGGCTCGTCGAGATCTTTGACCGGATCCTCCCAGGTCAATGGGAGCGCTTCGGTATTCGGGCGTGGGATTTCTCGTCGTTGCCGGGAATCGTGCTCGCACCGCTGCTCCACAGCGACTGGAATCACCTCATCGGCAACTCCCTGCCGTTCCTCGTGCTCGGCGCGCTCGTGGCGCTCGAGGGGGCGCGGCGATTCTGGCTCGTGACGCTCATCGTCGCGCTGATCGGCGCACTCGGTCCCCTCTTCCTGACGGCGCCGGGCACCATCACGGTCGGCGCGTCGGGGCTCGTGTTCGGCTACTTCGCCTACCTCCTCACCCGAGTCTTCGTTGCCCGCGAGATGCGCCATCGCCTCCTCTTCGGCGTCATCGCGGTGGTCATCGTGCTGCTCTACGGCGGCGCGATGCTCACCGGCATCTTCGCGGCGGGCGCTGGAGTCTCGTGGCAGGGCCACCTCACGGGCGCGTTCGGCGGTCTGGCTGCTGCCCTAGTGCTTCGAGATCGACCACGCGATCCGCAATCGTCGTCGCCTCTTGGCGGTCGTGCGTGA
- a CDS encoding NAD(P)-dependent alcohol dehydrogenase codes for MQISAAVVSAASADFEIQTLDLEDPRAGEIRVKLVATGVCHTDAFIRDGGYPTNFPVVLGHEGAGIVESVGTAVTSVKPGDRVVLGFNSCGHCENCLGGKPAYCLEFNAYNFGGGRTDGSSAISRDGEPVSSNFFGQSSFATYAIATERNVVKVDDDAPLELLGPLGCGLSTGAGAIINSLEVGAGASVGVFGTGAVGSAAIMAAAAVGATTIIALDLNDDRLALAKELGATHSINSGKEDVEARVAEITGGRGLDFVLDTTGVPAVTSSAAPLLAVKGTLGLVGAAKPGAEVNFEVGASLIKGWSFKTIVEGDAVPQDFIPRLVHLWRLGKFPIEKISKTFSFEQINEAFEASKSGEVIKPVLVFEQ; via the coding sequence ATGCAAATTAGTGCAGCAGTCGTGTCGGCGGCCTCCGCCGACTTTGAAATTCAGACCCTCGACCTCGAGGACCCGCGCGCAGGCGAAATTCGCGTCAAGCTCGTCGCGACCGGTGTCTGCCACACCGACGCGTTCATCCGCGACGGCGGGTATCCCACGAACTTCCCGGTCGTGCTCGGCCACGAGGGCGCCGGCATCGTCGAGTCGGTCGGCACCGCTGTCACCTCGGTGAAGCCCGGCGACCGCGTCGTGCTCGGCTTCAACTCGTGCGGTCACTGCGAGAATTGCCTCGGCGGCAAGCCCGCGTACTGCCTCGAGTTCAACGCCTACAACTTCGGCGGCGGCCGCACCGACGGCTCGAGCGCCATCAGCCGCGACGGCGAGCCCGTCAGCAGCAACTTCTTCGGCCAGTCGAGCTTCGCCACCTACGCGATCGCCACCGAGCGCAACGTCGTGAAGGTTGACGACGACGCCCCGCTCGAACTGCTCGGCCCCCTCGGCTGTGGCCTTTCGACCGGTGCCGGCGCGATCATCAACTCGCTCGAGGTCGGCGCCGGCGCGAGCGTGGGCGTCTTCGGCACCGGTGCGGTCGGCTCGGCCGCGATCATGGCCGCGGCAGCAGTTGGCGCCACCACGATCATCGCGCTCGACCTCAACGACGATCGCCTCGCGCTCGCGAAGGAGCTTGGCGCAACCCACAGCATCAACTCCGGCAAGGAAGACGTCGAGGCGCGCGTCGCCGAGATCACCGGCGGCCGCGGGCTCGATTTCGTGCTCGACACCACCGGCGTGCCCGCCGTGACGAGCTCGGCCGCGCCGCTGCTCGCAGTGAAGGGCACCCTTGGCCTCGTCGGTGCCGCGAAGCCCGGCGCCGAGGTGAACTTCGAGGTGGGCGCCTCGCTCATCAAGGGCTGGTCGTTCAAGACCATCGTCGAGGGCGACGCCGTGCCGCAGGACTTCATTCCGCGCCTCGTGCACCTGTGGCGCCTCGGCAAGTTCCCGATCGAGAAGATTTCGAAGACCTTCTCGTTCGAGCAGATCAACGAGGCCTTCGAGGCGTCGAAGTCGGGCGAGGTTATCAAGCCAGTGCTCGTCTTCGAACAGTAA